The following coding sequences are from one Oceaniferula flava window:
- a CDS encoding serine protease: MHRLFILLLCLSSLHAKEDPAHDPVLISRQLKQSIAKTMPCTVAIFYGGSASGVLISPDGLILTAAHVAKHIKDDRGATIVLSDGSTAKAERLGYNEETDYALLKIKQPQRADWPHCQLAATAPTTGALCYTLAHPSGRIKGRPAQARLGRITSHGISRSKPFFLFADCNIQPGDSGGPLFSIDGQLIAIDSSASSHLGLNLFPAIDQYHLDQKRLLNKERWGDPAKGAVATFAKKGSLDASSMKQLQHEFMRRMKIKYPSTIDFVAQRADASGKLNISQQDIVQHMTTEALAISRKQAFGLGLGDPVFTRKLPEFPRHAISQVTLYGNKKPLCAGIALDGNHLLTKASEVDKTDSLSVAIDGKLAPAKVLATDPRWDLALVRLQDGAPLKPISWPKNIEDLEAGDLLLARDLNGSVRWNVAADSRRPLRKNRSMGPVRDRSLISRHRAPYPMVVRHALPLFAKDAGVPIFNQEGDLVGMHIARFSRTLGLLIPANALRELSRELLTKAKEGSQEVQP; the protein is encoded by the coding sequence ATGCACCGCCTATTCATTCTCCTGCTCTGCCTGAGCTCACTCCACGCCAAAGAAGACCCGGCTCACGACCCTGTGCTCATCTCCCGGCAGCTGAAACAGAGTATTGCAAAAACCATGCCCTGCACCGTGGCCATCTTCTACGGTGGCTCGGCGAGCGGTGTGCTGATTTCTCCCGATGGCCTGATCCTAACAGCGGCTCATGTGGCGAAGCATATCAAGGACGACCGGGGAGCGACGATCGTCCTCAGTGACGGCAGCACGGCGAAGGCTGAGCGGCTGGGATACAATGAGGAAACCGACTACGCGCTCCTGAAAATCAAACAGCCGCAGCGCGCCGACTGGCCACATTGTCAGCTGGCCGCCACAGCACCCACTACAGGGGCCTTGTGTTACACCCTGGCCCACCCATCGGGTCGCATCAAAGGCCGACCTGCCCAGGCGAGGTTGGGTAGGATCACCAGCCACGGAATCTCGCGCTCGAAGCCTTTCTTCCTCTTTGCCGATTGTAATATCCAACCCGGAGATTCAGGTGGTCCGCTGTTTTCAATCGACGGCCAACTCATCGCCATCGACAGCAGTGCCTCCAGCCATCTCGGGCTCAATTTGTTTCCTGCCATTGACCAATACCATCTCGATCAAAAACGTCTCCTCAACAAGGAACGTTGGGGCGACCCGGCGAAGGGAGCGGTAGCCACTTTCGCGAAGAAAGGCTCGTTGGATGCATCTAGCATGAAACAATTGCAGCACGAATTCATGCGCCGAATGAAGATCAAATACCCAAGCACCATCGACTTCGTGGCGCAGCGTGCGGATGCCAGCGGCAAGCTCAACATATCGCAGCAAGACATCGTGCAGCATATGACAACCGAGGCCTTGGCAATTTCCAGAAAACAGGCATTTGGGCTCGGTCTAGGCGATCCGGTGTTTACCAGGAAGCTCCCCGAGTTCCCGCGGCATGCCATCAGCCAAGTCACCCTGTATGGGAACAAAAAGCCCCTTTGTGCCGGCATCGCCCTGGATGGGAATCATCTGCTGACCAAGGCCAGTGAGGTGGATAAAACCGACAGCCTTTCCGTTGCGATCGATGGAAAGTTGGCACCGGCCAAGGTGCTTGCCACGGATCCGCGATGGGATCTGGCGCTGGTTCGACTGCAGGATGGCGCGCCCTTGAAGCCAATCTCCTGGCCTAAAAACATCGAAGACCTCGAAGCGGGCGACCTGCTGTTAGCTCGCGATCTGAATGGTTCCGTGCGTTGGAATGTGGCGGCTGATAGTCGCCGACCCCTGCGTAAAAACCGCAGCATGGGGCCTGTTCGTGACAGGTCCTTAATCAGTCGGCATCGGGCGCCCTACCCCATGGTGGTGCGTCATGCCCTGCCACTCTTTGCCAAGGATGCCGGAGTGCCCATCTTCAACCAAGAGGGCGATTTGGTAGGGATGCATATTGCGCGGTTCTCACGCACCTTGGGGCTGTTGATTCCCGCCAACGCATTGCGCGAACTGAGTCGGGAATTGTTGACCAAGGCGAAGGAGGGTTCGCAAGAGGTGCAGCCTTGA
- a CDS encoding arylsulfatase, with product MMRKSFDPCLLALLTSLSSFFPSLSAQVVVYEPFDYPATGTDGDGVFLGSGSQNGGTGFSGGWSQLINDVEMEVTTGGLSFTDSVGRSLGVTGNYALRSARSGYTVASRSLSTSSVNALTSDNSTLWISFLYVDHGVSGPDSSLVLTSTQLALSNDHTLNSAGYGVGIMIGEPQTGANARVETAYYLNATASTRSASQLNPNDSEGTPFLLAAKINWKPDGTPDEIFVFNITDLSSEPAESEAIASDTFDMPLSAQQSLSMLNIGETQVDGFDEIRLGVSFTDVSPHTGDPQDPDPNDPDPSDPSDAEKPNVIYIITDDMGYSDIGAYGGEIDTPHIDSLASAGMRFRQYYNNAKCETTRTSVMTGLYHGRGSNTSGGATLAEAVKTVGYRTYAVGKWHLGTGSNIPVQQGFDRFYGFYSGSVQYFPAGIGATEMRRDTAESGNYLSAYPDSSFNTSSGISSYQTSFDSGYYQTDALGDNAVTFIKDAVENHPDQPFFLYLAFNAPHTPLQAPLDLINKYRGSYMQGWDVLREEKWQRQKEKGIVDPHWQLPHLRADIPKWSDLSAAEQDREDHRRSVYSAMMDCLDQNVGKVLQQLIDSGIEDNTLVIFTGDNGAQAFDNTSNKSSSPSLENSRWSMGPAWAAFSNTPFRYYKQSQQQGGICTPFIARWPGVIEPNSITDQPGHIVDVMATLVDVSGADYDSLTKNNGNPVPPMDGSSLMPILRGGTRPAPDFWGFEYNSSEFGVIQGDWKLAAFSSSPWRLYNLKDDRTETRNLRWEYPDKVTELAALYDQWAVDTYGNTSRTYAQRDTRDELTQELRYSSSLANGLWAQPGTDITLSDIGSGTASTMNDHWEFYLTATSASGIDGNSDSVTFAHRAFCGDGYLSAQIESMSDLTADGSAGVMLRQSETANSAHFMLSLKANGDLVQSVRSTAGASETTTVLVSNLTLPLFIKVARAGNEIIPSYSADHQTWTDLTAVSVSFPLDLLAGLAAASGDNDIRATVTFREWETRHVATYPTSLRRDGLSEYLAFALGVGPNGNGYKALPELHLVESEGSSYPELHFNRRVGMDPNDFIIRWLGSDLSLWQDDSSEWQTMLTTPNPDGISEKVELRRSSGIEGENASFYSLEVQPK from the coding sequence ATGATGCGCAAATCATTTGATCCCTGTCTGCTTGCCCTGTTGACCAGCCTGAGCAGTTTCTTTCCCTCCCTGTCTGCCCAAGTGGTCGTTTACGAACCTTTTGATTATCCGGCAACAGGCACGGATGGTGACGGGGTATTCCTCGGTAGTGGCAGCCAAAACGGCGGCACCGGATTTTCCGGCGGCTGGTCACAGCTGATCAATGATGTGGAGATGGAGGTGACAACTGGTGGACTGAGCTTCACCGACAGTGTGGGCAGGAGTCTCGGGGTGACTGGAAATTACGCCCTCCGCTCGGCCAGGTCGGGTTACACAGTCGCATCACGCTCGTTAAGCACCTCATCGGTCAATGCACTCACCTCAGACAACTCGACTTTGTGGATCAGCTTCCTCTACGTCGATCACGGAGTGTCGGGTCCGGACAGCTCACTGGTGCTGACCTCCACCCAGCTGGCGCTCTCGAACGACCACACGCTGAACTCTGCTGGCTACGGTGTGGGGATCATGATTGGCGAACCTCAAACGGGTGCCAACGCACGAGTAGAAACCGCCTATTATCTCAACGCCACAGCGTCCACCCGCTCCGCCTCCCAGCTCAACCCCAATGACAGCGAAGGCACACCGTTCCTACTAGCGGCCAAGATCAATTGGAAACCGGATGGCACGCCGGATGAAATCTTCGTTTTCAACATCACCGATCTCTCGAGCGAACCGGCGGAAAGTGAAGCCATTGCCAGCGACACCTTCGACATGCCTCTGAGCGCCCAGCAGTCGCTCAGCATGCTCAACATTGGTGAAACCCAGGTGGACGGGTTCGACGAGATTCGCCTCGGCGTGAGCTTCACCGATGTGTCACCTCACACTGGGGACCCTCAAGATCCCGATCCCAATGACCCCGACCCATCAGATCCGTCCGACGCAGAGAAACCGAACGTCATCTACATCATCACCGACGATATGGGATACTCCGATATTGGTGCCTACGGCGGGGAAATTGACACCCCTCATATCGACAGCCTGGCCTCGGCCGGAATGCGTTTCCGCCAGTATTACAACAATGCCAAATGCGAGACCACACGGACATCGGTCATGACAGGGCTCTATCACGGTCGAGGTTCTAACACCTCTGGCGGAGCCACTTTGGCGGAAGCGGTAAAGACCGTGGGATATCGCACCTACGCCGTTGGCAAGTGGCACCTCGGCACCGGCTCAAATATCCCAGTGCAGCAGGGCTTTGATCGTTTTTATGGCTTTTACAGTGGTAGCGTCCAATACTTCCCCGCTGGTATCGGAGCAACAGAAATGAGGCGAGATACTGCGGAAAGTGGCAACTACCTCTCAGCCTATCCTGATTCCAGTTTCAATACCTCGTCAGGAATCAGCAGCTACCAGACGAGCTTTGACTCAGGATACTATCAGACTGACGCCCTGGGAGACAATGCGGTCACCTTCATCAAGGATGCGGTCGAGAACCATCCGGACCAACCGTTTTTCCTCTATCTAGCATTCAATGCCCCCCACACGCCCTTGCAAGCGCCCTTGGATTTGATCAACAAATATCGAGGAAGCTACATGCAAGGCTGGGATGTGTTGCGAGAAGAGAAATGGCAGAGGCAGAAGGAAAAAGGGATTGTCGATCCGCACTGGCAGCTCCCCCACCTGCGGGCTGATATTCCGAAGTGGAGCGACCTCAGCGCGGCAGAACAAGACCGCGAGGATCACCGTCGATCGGTGTATTCCGCGATGATGGATTGCTTGGATCAGAATGTGGGGAAAGTTCTCCAGCAACTGATCGACAGTGGTATCGAGGACAACACTCTGGTGATTTTCACCGGAGACAATGGTGCTCAAGCCTTCGACAACACCAGCAATAAAAGCTCCAGCCCGTCCCTAGAAAACTCACGCTGGAGCATGGGCCCTGCTTGGGCGGCATTCAGCAACACCCCATTCCGCTACTACAAGCAGTCGCAACAACAGGGCGGCATCTGCACTCCATTCATTGCTCGATGGCCGGGTGTGATCGAGCCGAACTCGATAACCGACCAGCCTGGCCACATCGTCGATGTCATGGCCACCCTCGTCGATGTCTCCGGCGCGGATTACGATTCCTTGACGAAAAACAATGGTAACCCGGTGCCACCGATGGATGGCAGCAGTCTGATGCCTATTCTCAGAGGCGGCACCCGACCAGCTCCTGACTTTTGGGGCTTTGAGTATAATTCCAGCGAGTTTGGTGTGATTCAGGGCGATTGGAAACTCGCCGCGTTCAGCAGCAGCCCGTGGCGACTGTATAACCTGAAAGACGACCGAACCGAGACCCGCAACCTACGCTGGGAGTATCCGGATAAGGTGACCGAACTGGCGGCTCTCTACGACCAGTGGGCCGTGGACACTTACGGAAATACCAGTCGCACCTACGCGCAGCGAGACACCCGCGATGAGTTGACTCAAGAGCTGCGCTACTCAAGTTCCCTAGCAAATGGCCTCTGGGCACAACCTGGGACCGATATTACCCTCAGCGACATCGGCAGTGGAACGGCCTCGACGATGAATGACCACTGGGAGTTTTACCTCACCGCAACATCCGCTTCCGGTATCGATGGGAATTCCGATAGTGTCACCTTTGCCCACCGAGCCTTCTGCGGCGATGGATATCTGAGTGCACAAATTGAGTCGATGTCCGACCTAACAGCTGATGGCTCAGCGGGTGTGATGCTGCGTCAAAGCGAGACTGCTAATAGCGCCCATTTCATGCTGTCGTTGAAAGCCAATGGTGACCTTGTCCAGTCGGTGCGCAGCACAGCCGGAGCAAGCGAGACCACCACCGTGCTGGTGAGTAATCTCACACTTCCCCTGTTCATCAAAGTGGCTCGAGCCGGGAATGAAATCATCCCCTCATACTCAGCCGATCACCAAACGTGGACCGATCTGACAGCGGTGAGTGTTAGCTTCCCTCTCGATCTTTTAGCCGGCCTGGCAGCGGCGTCCGGCGATAATGATATTCGGGCCACGGTCACGTTTCGCGAATGGGAGACACGCCATGTGGCGACCTACCCGACCAGTCTCAGACGTGACGGCCTGTCAGAATATCTCGCCTTCGCTCTAGGAGTAGGACCTAACGGAAATGGCTACAAGGCCCTGCCGGAACTTCATCTGGTGGAATCGGAGGGTTCCAGCTACCCGGAGCTGCATTTCAACCGCCGCGTTGGCATGGACCCTAACGACTTTATCATCCGTTGGCTGGGTAGTGACCTGAGTCTCTGGCAAGATGACAGCAGCGAGTGGCAAACCATGCTCACCACCCCCAATCCGGACGGGATTAGCGAGAAGGTGGAATTGCGCCGAAGCTCAGGCATCGAGGGTGAGAATGCTTCGTTCTATTCGCTGGAAGTGCAACCGAAGTAG
- a CDS encoding phosphoglycerate dehydrogenase yields the protein MSKRVLLSTTSFQDTPGSHQDLLNAQDWELVRERGPLSEERMLELAGEFDAFLCGDDIISPEVIDQCLPRLQCISKYGIGLDKIDVDYATEKELPVLFTPGVNHTTVAEHAFGFMLSLSKKIHSNACDVKDGKWVGGWKKPVGNEVMGKTLGIIGMGRIGKEVAIRARAFGMEVIAYNRSFDAEFAEQHGIQQGGSAQEVLEAADIISLHCALTPDTRELIDAAQIERLKDGVLIVNCARGEVVHSKDVAAALVSGKIAGFAADVLDAEPPEADHPLITAPNTIITAHIASRTHESVQRQANRCLNNLINFFDGTDDVLCANGVI from the coding sequence ATGAGCAAGCGAGTTTTACTATCCACAACAAGTTTCCAAGACACTCCCGGAAGTCATCAAGATCTCCTTAACGCCCAAGACTGGGAACTCGTGCGCGAGCGCGGGCCACTGAGCGAAGAGCGCATGCTTGAGCTGGCAGGCGAGTTCGATGCCTTTCTCTGCGGCGACGATATTATCTCGCCTGAGGTGATCGATCAATGTCTGCCGAGACTGCAGTGCATTTCCAAATACGGCATTGGCTTGGATAAGATCGACGTCGACTACGCCACGGAAAAAGAACTGCCCGTGCTGTTCACTCCGGGTGTAAATCACACCACGGTGGCAGAACACGCCTTTGGCTTTATGCTTTCTCTGTCGAAAAAAATCCACAGCAACGCCTGCGATGTCAAAGATGGCAAGTGGGTGGGCGGCTGGAAAAAGCCGGTGGGCAACGAGGTCATGGGGAAAACCCTCGGCATCATTGGCATGGGCCGCATCGGCAAGGAAGTCGCCATCCGCGCCCGGGCATTCGGGATGGAGGTGATCGCCTACAACCGCAGCTTCGATGCCGAGTTTGCTGAGCAACATGGAATCCAACAAGGTGGCTCGGCCCAGGAGGTGCTGGAAGCGGCCGATATCATATCCTTGCACTGCGCCCTGACACCCGACACTCGGGAGCTGATCGATGCGGCACAGATCGAGCGCCTCAAGGACGGGGTGTTGATCGTCAACTGCGCTCGTGGCGAGGTGGTTCATTCCAAGGATGTTGCCGCGGCACTGGTCAGTGGGAAAATTGCAGGCTTTGCAGCTGACGTGTTAGATGCCGAGCCGCCCGAAGCGGACCATCCGCTGATCACCGCCCCAAACACCATCATCACGGCCCACATCGCATCGCGCACCCATGAGTCGGTGCAGCGTCAGGCAAACCGATGCTTGAATAATCTGATCAACTTCTTCGATGGCACCGATGACGTTCTCTGCGCCAACGGAGTCATCTAA
- a CDS encoding sugar kinase, whose protein sequence is MLNIKSAESCQYDIISMGEIMLRLDPGDGRVRTTRQFQAWEGGGEYNVARGLRRCFGKRAGVLTAFVDNEVGRLLEDLVLQGGVDTQFIKWADFDGLGVASRNGLNFTERGFGLRAAKGTSDRGHTAASQLTVDDFDFEHIFGTLGVRWFHTGGIFAALSEGNAQLSIEACKIAKKHGTIVSYDLNYRPSLWKSIGGQAKAQEVNREIAKYVDVMIGNEEDFTACLGFEVEGVDESNITGLELDSFKKMITKAVEEFPNFKATATTLREVHTASDNDWAALCWHDGEFYPSVNREHCEIFDRVGGGDSFASGLIYGFMEFNDPAQAVEYGAAHGALAMTTPGDTTMVTKEEVAKLVGGGSARVDR, encoded by the coding sequence ATGCTGAATATCAAATCCGCTGAGTCCTGCCAATACGACATCATCTCCATGGGCGAAATCATGCTGCGCCTTGACCCGGGTGACGGTCGAGTCCGCACCACACGCCAGTTCCAAGCCTGGGAAGGTGGCGGTGAGTATAACGTAGCGCGTGGTTTACGCCGCTGCTTTGGAAAACGTGCCGGGGTGCTGACCGCATTTGTGGATAATGAAGTGGGCCGACTGCTCGAGGACCTTGTGCTGCAGGGCGGGGTGGACACCCAGTTCATCAAATGGGCGGATTTCGATGGGCTTGGCGTGGCTTCACGCAACGGCCTGAACTTCACCGAGCGCGGATTCGGTCTGCGCGCAGCCAAAGGAACCTCCGACCGCGGCCACACGGCGGCTTCTCAGTTGACGGTCGATGATTTCGATTTCGAACACATCTTCGGCACCTTGGGCGTGCGTTGGTTCCACACCGGAGGCATCTTTGCCGCTCTCTCCGAGGGCAATGCCCAGCTGAGCATTGAAGCCTGCAAAATTGCCAAAAAACATGGCACCATCGTTTCCTACGATCTCAACTACCGTCCTTCACTGTGGAAATCTATCGGTGGCCAGGCGAAAGCCCAGGAGGTGAACCGTGAGATTGCCAAATACGTCGACGTGATGATTGGTAACGAAGAAGACTTTACTGCCTGCCTCGGATTCGAGGTCGAGGGCGTTGATGAATCTAACATCACAGGTCTCGAGCTCGATTCCTTCAAGAAAATGATCACCAAAGCTGTGGAAGAGTTTCCTAACTTCAAGGCCACCGCCACAACTCTGCGCGAGGTGCACACCGCATCAGACAACGACTGGGCCGCACTCTGCTGGCACGATGGTGAGTTCTACCCGTCGGTGAACCGCGAACACTGCGAGATCTTCGACCGCGTAGGCGGTGGCGACTCTTTTGCCTCCGGCTTGATCTACGGTTTCATGGAATTCAACGATCCTGCCCAGGCAGTGGAATACGGTGCCGCTCACGGTGCGCTCGCCATGACCACCCCTGGTGACACCACCATGGTCACCAAGGAAGAAGTGGCTAAACTGGTCGGTGGCGGCTCGGCTCGGGTCGATCGCTAA